One stretch of Saccharomonospora xinjiangensis XJ-54 DNA includes these proteins:
- a CDS encoding NADP-dependent isocitrate dehydrogenase, protein MAKIKVEGTVVELDGDEMTRIIWKFIKDKLIHPYLDINLEYYDLGIEERDRTDDQITVDAANAIAKHGVGVKCATITPDEARVEEFGLKKMWRSPNGTIRNILGGVVFREPIIISNIPRLVPGWTKPIIIGRHAHGDQYKASDFKVPGPGKVTITYTPEDGSEPMELEVANFPEGGGVAMGMYNYRRSIEDFARASLQYGLDRGMPVYMSTKNTILKAYDGMFKDTFAEIYEKEFKADFEAKGLTYEHRLIDDMVAASLKWEGGYVWACKNYDGDVQSDTVAQGFGSLGLMTSVLRTPDGRTVEAEAAHGTVTRHYRQHQQGKPTSTNPIASIFAWTRGLEHRGKLDNNSELVGFANTLERVVIETVESGKMTKDLALLVGKDTPYQTTEEFLATLDRNLADKIAKG, encoded by the coding sequence ATGGCCAAGATCAAGGTCGAGGGCACCGTTGTCGAACTCGACGGCGATGAGATGACCCGCATCATCTGGAAGTTCATCAAGGACAAGCTCATCCACCCGTACCTCGACATCAACCTCGAGTACTACGACCTGGGTATCGAGGAGCGGGACCGCACGGACGACCAGATCACGGTCGATGCGGCGAACGCGATCGCCAAGCACGGTGTCGGCGTCAAGTGCGCCACCATCACGCCCGACGAGGCCCGCGTCGAGGAGTTCGGCCTCAAGAAGATGTGGCGGAGCCCGAACGGCACCATCCGCAACATCCTCGGCGGTGTCGTCTTCCGCGAGCCGATCATCATCTCGAACATTCCCCGGCTCGTACCCGGCTGGACCAAGCCGATCATCATCGGCCGTCACGCGCACGGCGACCAGTACAAGGCCAGCGACTTCAAGGTTCCCGGCCCCGGCAAGGTCACCATCACCTACACGCCCGAGGACGGCTCCGAGCCCATGGAGCTGGAGGTCGCCAACTTCCCCGAGGGCGGCGGTGTGGCCATGGGCATGTACAACTACCGCAGGTCGATCGAGGACTTCGCCCGCGCGTCGCTCCAGTACGGCCTCGACCGTGGCATGCCGGTGTACATGTCCACGAAGAACACCATCCTCAAGGCCTACGACGGCATGTTCAAGGACACCTTCGCGGAGATCTACGAGAAGGAGTTCAAGGCCGACTTCGAGGCGAAGGGGCTGACCTACGAGCACCGGCTCATCGACGACATGGTGGCGGCTTCCCTGAAGTGGGAGGGCGGCTACGTGTGGGCCTGCAAGAACTACGACGGTGACGTGCAGTCCGACACGGTGGCGCAGGGCTTCGGCTCGCTGGGTCTGATGACCTCCGTGCTGCGCACGCCGGACGGCAGGACGGTGGAGGCCGAGGCCGCACACGGCACGGTGACCCGCCACTACCGCCAGCACCAGCAGGGCAAGCCCACCTCCACCAACCCAATCGCGTCGATCTTCGCGTGGACGCGCGGGCTGGAGCACCGGGGCAAGCTCGACAACAACTCCGAGCTGGTCGGCTTCGCCAACACGCTGGAGAGGGTCGTCATCGAGACCGTCGAGAGCGGCAAGATGACGAAGGACCTCGCGCTGCTGGTCGGCAAGGACACGCCGTACCAGACCACGGAGGAGTTCCTCGCCACGCTGGACCGCAACCTGGCCGACAAGATCGCCAAGGGCTGA
- a CDS encoding (2Fe-2S)-binding protein, translating into MEITVTVNGQPYTRSVEPRLLLVHFLRDELGLTGTHWGCDTSNCGACVVLMDGVPVKSCTVLAVMADRHEIRTVEGLATSEGLDAVQEGFRAEHGLQCGFCTPGMMMTSRWLLDRNPTPSEEEIREALSGQLCRCTGYENIVRSVRWAAEHEAAASAVSDAIPEQGGPTPAPQQRSEVQT; encoded by the coding sequence ATGGAGATCACCGTCACGGTCAACGGCCAGCCCTACACCCGCTCGGTCGAGCCCCGGCTGCTGCTCGTGCATTTCCTCCGCGACGAACTGGGCCTCACGGGCACGCACTGGGGCTGCGACACGTCGAACTGCGGCGCCTGCGTGGTGCTCATGGACGGCGTTCCGGTGAAGTCGTGCACCGTGCTCGCGGTGATGGCCGACCGCCACGAGATCCGCACCGTCGAGGGGCTCGCGACCTCGGAGGGGCTCGACGCCGTGCAGGAGGGCTTCCGCGCCGAACACGGACTCCAGTGCGGGTTCTGCACACCGGGGATGATGATGACCTCCCGCTGGCTGCTGGACCGCAACCCCACGCCGTCGGAGGAGGAGATCCGCGAGGCGCTGTCCGGCCAGCTGTGCCGCTGCACCGGCTACGAGAACATCGTGCGTTCCGTGCGGTGGGCGGCCGAACACGAGGCAGCCGCGTCGGCCGTCTCCGACGCGATTCCCGAACAGGGCGGCCCCACCCCGGCCCCGCAGCAGCGTTCGGAGGTGCAGACATGA
- a CDS encoding LysR family transcriptional regulator, whose translation MTLGQLSAFVLVARLGSVTGAARALGVSEPAVSQALSALRHHHGDRLVVRTAQGMTLTPAGRRLLPIASRMVELGADAEAAVRSAGGAPEPLRLALTSTLAEFVAGPLLEAFGSRCGDTVEVSSGLATAEQMAALVSHHLADAALGPALPDPELESVPVFRCSLVVVGPAGARHVRDPSAWPWLVGPSGAEAGSDVTRLLRALRVPDERVQVFSNEAASWSAASDGGGVSIAVEHLVAPLVRRRELTVLPTPATPMPLCWHITTPARQRCSAAAASLRYFLGTPAAMQVMRRPGNGVPPSRFRPPVHVTIWS comes from the coding sequence ATGACACTGGGTCAGCTCAGCGCCTTCGTGCTCGTCGCCCGGCTCGGTTCGGTGACCGGCGCCGCCAGGGCGCTCGGGGTCAGCGAACCCGCCGTGTCACAGGCGTTGAGCGCGTTGCGGCACCACCACGGCGACCGGCTCGTCGTCCGCACGGCACAAGGCATGACGCTGACCCCCGCAGGCCGACGGCTCCTGCCCATCGCCTCCCGCATGGTGGAGCTGGGAGCCGACGCCGAAGCGGCCGTCCGCAGTGCGGGCGGCGCGCCCGAGCCGCTGCGGCTGGCGCTCACCAGCACACTCGCCGAATTCGTCGCGGGACCCCTGCTCGAAGCGTTCGGCAGCCGCTGCGGCGACACCGTCGAGGTCTCCTCAGGGCTGGCCACGGCCGAGCAGATGGCCGCACTCGTCAGCCACCACCTCGCCGACGCCGCGCTGGGGCCCGCGCTGCCGGACCCGGAACTGGAGAGCGTTCCCGTGTTCCGCTGCTCGCTCGTGGTGGTCGGACCGGCCGGGGCACGCCACGTTCGTGATCCTTCGGCTTGGCCGTGGCTCGTCGGGCCCTCCGGCGCGGAGGCGGGCAGCGACGTGACCCGGCTGCTGCGGGCGTTGCGGGTGCCCGACGAGCGTGTCCAGGTGTTCTCCAACGAGGCCGCGTCCTGGTCGGCGGCGTCCGACGGCGGCGGGGTGTCGATCGCCGTGGAACACCTGGTGGCGCCGCTGGTGCGGCGGCGCGAACTCACCGTCCTGCCCACCCCGGCGACCCCGATGCCCCTGTGCTGGCACATCACCACCCCGGCGCGGCAACGCTGTTCGGCGGCAGCCGCGTCACTGCGCTACTTCCTCGGCACCCCGGCGGCCATGCAGGTCATGCGCAGGCCGGGCAATGGCGTCCCGCCGTCCCGGTTCCGCCCTCCAGTGCATGTGACGATCTGGTCGTGA
- a CDS encoding FAD binding domain-containing protein codes for MQVPAQFRYEKATSVEHALDLLGKFGEDSMVVAGGHSLIPMMKLRLAQPEALVDINEVTELSRIGLDRDTVTIGALVRHADLLDSPVVGEHFPILHDAERVIADPAVRNRGTVGGSLCQADPSEDLAAAFVALDAEALIQGPYGSRTVRVREFFTGPYETVLDQGELLVAVRVPIRSSASAYAKVERRSGDWAVASAGAALRLDDGHITWAGIGLTAVGAPSFGAPAAEEYLVGGAATDERFEQAGAIAAEHCSPIADQRGPADYKRHLAATLTTRVLRRAVDRWRGRQAHRDPREQEE; via the coding sequence ATGCAGGTGCCCGCGCAGTTCCGGTACGAGAAGGCGACCAGCGTCGAGCATGCGCTCGACCTGCTCGGCAAGTTCGGCGAGGACAGCATGGTGGTGGCGGGTGGGCACTCGCTGATCCCCATGATGAAGTTGCGCCTCGCGCAGCCCGAGGCGCTGGTGGACATCAACGAGGTGACGGAGCTGTCCCGGATCGGCCTCGACCGCGACACCGTCACCATCGGGGCGCTCGTGCGGCACGCCGACCTGCTCGACTCGCCCGTGGTCGGGGAGCATTTCCCGATCCTGCACGACGCCGAGCGCGTCATCGCCGACCCCGCCGTGCGCAATCGCGGCACGGTCGGCGGCTCGCTGTGCCAGGCGGACCCTTCCGAGGACCTCGCCGCCGCGTTCGTGGCGCTCGACGCCGAGGCGTTGATCCAGGGACCGTACGGCTCCCGCACGGTCCGTGTGCGGGAGTTCTTCACCGGCCCCTACGAAACCGTGCTCGACCAGGGCGAGCTGCTGGTGGCGGTGCGCGTGCCGATCCGCTCGTCCGCCTCGGCGTACGCGAAGGTGGAACGCCGCTCCGGCGACTGGGCCGTGGCGTCGGCGGGTGCGGCGCTGCGGTTGGACGACGGTCACATCACGTGGGCGGGTATCGGGCTGACCGCCGTCGGCGCACCCTCCTTCGGAGCCCCTGCGGCCGAGGAGTACCTCGTCGGAGGGGCCGCCACCGACGAGCGCTTCGAGCAGGCGGGCGCGATCGCGGCCGAGCATTGCTCGCCCATCGCCGACCAGCGCGGCCCCGCCGACTACAAGCGCCACCTCGCCGCCACCCTCACCACGAGGGTGCTGCGCAGGGCCGTGGACCGCTGGCGCGGCAGGCAGGCTCATCGCGATCCCCGCGAGCAGGAGGAGTGA
- a CDS encoding GyrI-like domain-containing protein: MTNKTDKIDFKREIDAYRARRGTFRVVDVPDLRYLMIDGHGDPNTSPAFAEAIETLYPLAYTLKFASLALGRDYVVMPLEGLWWARDMDRFTTARDKSTWDWTLMIMVPDWIDEAMFADAVEKVEAKSAPARLRDVRLETLSEGRCVQTLHVGSFDDEADVLDRMHHEFIPANGLSMAGKHHEIYLSDFRRVAPEKLRTILRQPVVEAERADPPPGGERG; encoded by the coding sequence ATGACAAACAAGACCGACAAGATCGACTTCAAGCGGGAGATCGACGCCTACCGGGCGAGGCGGGGCACGTTCCGCGTCGTGGATGTGCCCGATCTGCGGTACCTCATGATCGACGGCCATGGTGATCCCAACACCTCACCCGCCTTCGCCGAGGCGATCGAGACGCTCTACCCGCTGGCCTACACGCTGAAGTTCGCCAGCTTGGCCCTCGGTCGTGACTACGTGGTGATGCCACTGGAGGGGCTGTGGTGGGCGCGGGACATGGACAGGTTCACGACGGCTCGCGACAAGTCCACATGGGACTGGACGCTCATGATCATGGTGCCAGACTGGATCGACGAGGCGATGTTCGCCGACGCCGTCGAGAAGGTCGAGGCCAAAAGCGCCCCGGCGCGCCTGCGCGACGTGCGCCTCGAAACGCTGTCCGAGGGACGCTGTGTGCAGACGCTGCACGTCGGTTCCTTCGACGACGAGGCCGATGTGCTGGACCGGATGCACCACGAGTTCATCCCGGCCAACGGGCTGTCGATGGCTGGCAAGCACCACGAGATCTATCTCAGCGATTTCCGCAGGGTCGCGCCGGAGAAGCTCCGCACGATCCTGAGGCAGCCGGTCGTCGAAGCGGAGCGGGCCGATCCGCCGCCCGGCGGAGAGAGGGGGTGA
- a CDS encoding exodeoxyribonuclease III: MLTVSTVNVNGLRAAAKKGFTEWLATTPADVVACQEVRAEPDSLTAELREPSGWHTVHAPSATKGRNGVSLYSRVEPESVRIGFGEAEFEDSGRYAEMWLPGVVVASLYLPSGDVGTPRQDEKERFMAAFLPYLETVRDKAASENREVLVCGDWNIAHTELDLKNWKTNRKNSGFLPEERAWLSRVFDELGYVDVQRRLDPEGPGPYTWWSYRGRAFDNDSGWRIDYHVATPGLAERCTSMVVERAASYDARWSDHAPLTATYDV, translated from the coding sequence GTGCTCACCGTCTCCACCGTTAACGTCAACGGCCTGAGGGCCGCAGCCAAGAAGGGCTTCACGGAGTGGCTCGCCACCACGCCCGCCGACGTCGTGGCGTGTCAGGAGGTGAGGGCCGAGCCGGACAGCCTGACCGCCGAGTTGCGGGAGCCGAGCGGCTGGCACACCGTGCACGCGCCGTCCGCGACGAAGGGCCGCAACGGCGTGTCCCTTTACAGTCGCGTCGAACCCGAGAGCGTGCGCATCGGTTTCGGCGAGGCGGAGTTCGAGGACAGCGGCCGCTACGCCGAGATGTGGCTGCCCGGTGTGGTCGTGGCGAGCCTGTACCTGCCGAGCGGTGACGTGGGCACGCCGAGGCAGGACGAGAAGGAACGGTTCATGGCGGCCTTCCTGCCGTATCTGGAAACGGTGCGCGACAAGGCGGCGTCGGAGAACCGGGAAGTCCTGGTGTGCGGCGACTGGAACATCGCCCACACCGAGCTGGATCTGAAGAACTGGAAGACCAACCGCAAGAACTCGGGTTTCCTCCCCGAGGAACGCGCGTGGCTGAGCCGGGTGTTCGACGAACTCGGCTATGTGGACGTGCAACGCCGGCTCGACCCGGAAGGCCCCGGCCCGTACACGTGGTGGTCGTACCGGGGCAGGGCGTTCGACAACGACTCCGGCTGGCGCATCGACTACCACGTGGCCACGCCGGGCCTGGCCGAGCGCTGCACGTCGATGGTGGTGGAGCGCGCGGCCAGCTACGACGCGCGCTGGTCGGACCACGCGCCGCTGACGGCGACGTACGACGTATGA
- a CDS encoding XdhC family protein yields the protein MSDLARTLLARAEELHAQRTPFVLATVVRARRPTSATPGDRALVLPDGTVEGFVGGVCTESTVRLEGLRALASGEAAVLRVTPDPVSAGADDEGTITVANPCLSGGAVDIFLEPRLPPPLVAVFGESPIARALAEVGEVLGYDVRSCGADPEFAAATEAVVVASHGRDEERVLAAALRAGVGYVGLVASPRRGSAVVSVLTDLGEPGADRIHTPAGLDLGARTPQEIALSVYAELLATRSRRARSPSGPERAGSSRGAEAVEAAEAVDAAGAGSAVGAVEVVEAVDPVCGMTVAVSPSTPHVSHEGQPYYFCGSGCAETFAADPARYATTGAVHAQ from the coding sequence ATGAGCGACCTTGCGCGGACACTGCTCGCCCGTGCCGAGGAACTGCACGCGCAGCGCACGCCGTTCGTGCTCGCCACGGTGGTGCGGGCGCGAAGGCCCACGAGCGCGACGCCGGGTGATCGCGCGCTGGTGTTGCCCGACGGCACCGTGGAGGGTTTCGTCGGCGGGGTGTGCACCGAGTCCACCGTGCGACTGGAGGGGCTGCGGGCGCTGGCGTCGGGGGAGGCGGCTGTGCTGCGCGTGACACCCGATCCCGTATCGGCGGGCGCCGACGACGAGGGGACGATCACCGTGGCGAACCCGTGTCTTTCCGGCGGCGCGGTGGACATCTTCCTCGAACCGAGGCTGCCTCCGCCGCTGGTGGCGGTGTTCGGGGAGTCCCCCATCGCGAGGGCGCTGGCGGAGGTCGGTGAGGTGCTCGGCTACGACGTGCGCTCCTGTGGGGCAGATCCCGAGTTCGCCGCCGCCACCGAGGCCGTCGTGGTGGCCTCTCACGGCAGGGACGAGGAGCGCGTGCTCGCCGCGGCGTTGCGGGCGGGGGTCGGTTATGTCGGGCTCGTGGCGAGCCCGCGCCGGGGTAGTGCCGTGGTCTCTGTGCTCACCGACCTCGGCGAACCGGGTGCCGACCGCATTCACACCCCTGCTGGGCTCGACCTCGGCGCCCGCACCCCGCAGGAGATCGCATTGTCGGTGTACGCGGAGTTGCTGGCGACCCGTTCACGGCGAGCCCGTTCGCCGTCCGGACCTGAGCGCGCCGGATCGTCGCGCGGTGCCGAGGCTGTGGAAGCCGCCGAGGCTGTTGACGCCGCCGGGGCAGGCTCAGCCGTTGGAGCCGTTGAGGTCGTCGAGGCTGTTGACCCGGTCTGTGGGATGACGGTCGCTGTCAGCCCGTCCACGCCGCACGTCAGTCACGAGGGGCAGCCGTACTACTTCTGCGGCTCGGGGTGTGCCGAGACGTTCGCCGCCGATCCCGCGCGCTACGCCACCACCGGTGCGGTTCACGCTCAGTGA
- a CDS encoding aerobic carbon-monoxide dehydrogenase large subunit: MTTTDVPAQRTTPVGHGSMPRKEDERFLRGHGRYVDDVVLPGMLHGAVLRSPHAHARIVSLDTSAAQAHPKVRAVITGQTLQGLNLAWMPTLSHDVQAVLATDKVRFQGQEVAFVVAEDRYAARDALELIDVEYEPLAPVVDARRALDSDAPVIRDDLEGRTDNRIFDWETGDRAATDGVFADADVVATQDMIYPRVHPAPMETCGAVADMDPVTGKLTIWTTTQAPHAHRTLYALVAGLPEHKIRVISPDIGGGFGNKVGIYPGYVCAIVASIVTGKPVKWVEDRSENLMSTSFARDYHMHGEIAATSDGTILGVRVKVLADHGAFNGTAQPSKFPAGFFGVFSGSYDLRAAHCEVTGVYTNKAPGGVAYACSFRITEAVYLVERMVDVLAHELGMDPAELRMRNLLRPEQFPYRSSTGWEYDSGDYPRALRAALDLAHYDELRDEQQRRRERGELMGIGVSFFTEAVGAGPRSHMDIMGLGMADGAELRVHPTGKAVLRLSVQTQGQGHETTFAQIVAEELGIPPEDIDVVHGDTDQTPYGLGTYGSRSTPVSGAATAVVARKVRERARLVASAMLEVDPGDLEWEKGRFFVKGDPTSGTTIAEIAMAAHSDLELPEGVEGHLDAETVYNPPNLTYPFGAYVCVVDVDPDTAQVTVRDFVAVDDCGVRINPMIVEGQIHGGLADGIGMALMQVMAFDSDGNHLGGSFMDYLLPTTMECPSWRLGQTVTPSPHHPIGAKGVGESATVGSPAAVVNAVVDALKPYGVRHVDMPMTPAVVWRAMQGRPLRTDMAIT, from the coding sequence ATGACCACGACGGATGTCCCCGCGCAGCGCACGACCCCTGTCGGGCACGGGAGCATGCCGCGCAAGGAGGACGAACGGTTCCTGCGCGGCCACGGCCGCTACGTTGACGACGTCGTGCTGCCGGGGATGCTGCATGGCGCCGTGCTCCGCAGCCCTCACGCCCACGCGCGGATCGTCTCCCTCGACACCAGCGCGGCGCAGGCCCACCCGAAGGTGAGGGCCGTCATCACGGGGCAGACGCTTCAGGGTCTGAATCTCGCGTGGATGCCCACGCTGTCGCACGACGTGCAGGCGGTGCTGGCCACGGACAAGGTGCGGTTCCAGGGCCAGGAGGTCGCGTTCGTGGTGGCCGAGGACCGCTACGCCGCTCGCGACGCGCTCGAACTCATCGACGTCGAGTACGAGCCGCTCGCGCCGGTGGTGGACGCGCGCCGGGCGCTGGACAGCGACGCCCCGGTGATCCGCGACGACCTCGAAGGCCGCACCGACAACCGGATTTTCGACTGGGAGACCGGCGACCGCGCGGCCACCGACGGGGTGTTCGCGGACGCCGACGTCGTGGCCACCCAGGACATGATCTATCCGCGCGTGCATCCGGCGCCCATGGAGACGTGCGGCGCCGTCGCGGACATGGACCCGGTCACCGGCAAGCTGACCATTTGGACGACGACGCAGGCGCCTCACGCCCACCGCACGCTGTACGCGCTGGTGGCGGGCCTTCCGGAACACAAGATCCGCGTGATCTCTCCCGACATCGGGGGCGGTTTCGGCAACAAGGTCGGCATCTACCCCGGGTACGTCTGCGCGATCGTGGCCTCGATCGTCACCGGCAAACCGGTGAAGTGGGTGGAGGACCGCTCCGAGAACCTCATGAGCACGTCGTTCGCCCGCGACTACCACATGCACGGCGAGATCGCGGCGACAAGCGACGGGACGATCCTCGGAGTGCGGGTGAAGGTGCTCGCCGACCACGGCGCGTTCAACGGCACCGCTCAGCCGAGCAAGTTCCCCGCCGGGTTCTTCGGCGTGTTCAGCGGGTCCTACGACCTGCGCGCGGCGCACTGCGAGGTCACCGGCGTGTACACGAACAAGGCTCCCGGCGGCGTCGCCTACGCCTGCTCGTTCCGCATCACAGAAGCCGTCTACCTGGTGGAACGCATGGTGGACGTGCTCGCCCACGAGCTCGGCATGGACCCGGCCGAGCTGCGGATGCGCAACCTGCTGCGGCCCGAGCAGTTCCCGTACCGCAGCAGCACGGGCTGGGAGTACGACTCGGGTGACTACCCGCGCGCCCTGCGGGCGGCGCTGGACCTCGCGCACTACGACGAGTTGCGCGACGAGCAGCAGCGACGCCGGGAACGCGGCGAACTCATGGGCATCGGGGTCAGCTTCTTCACCGAGGCGGTCGGCGCGGGACCGCGCAGCCACATGGACATCATGGGACTCGGCATGGCCGACGGCGCCGAGCTGCGCGTGCATCCGACGGGCAAGGCGGTGCTGCGGCTCTCGGTGCAGACGCAGGGGCAGGGCCACGAGACGACGTTCGCGCAGATCGTGGCGGAGGAGCTGGGCATTCCGCCCGAGGACATCGACGTCGTCCACGGCGACACCGACCAGACGCCGTACGGCCTCGGCACCTACGGCTCCCGCTCGACCCCGGTGTCGGGTGCGGCGACAGCCGTGGTGGCCCGCAAGGTGCGGGAGCGGGCCCGGCTGGTGGCTTCGGCGATGCTGGAGGTCGATCCGGGCGATCTGGAGTGGGAGAAGGGCCGGTTCTTCGTCAAGGGCGATCCCACGTCGGGCACGACGATCGCCGAGATCGCGATGGCCGCGCACTCCGATCTGGAACTGCCGGAGGGCGTCGAAGGCCACCTCGACGCCGAGACCGTCTACAACCCGCCGAACCTGACGTATCCGTTCGGCGCGTACGTGTGCGTCGTGGACGTCGATCCGGACACCGCCCAGGTGACGGTGCGCGACTTCGTGGCCGTGGACGACTGCGGCGTCCGCATCAACCCGATGATCGTCGAAGGGCAGATCCACGGAGGGCTCGCCGACGGCATCGGCATGGCGCTCATGCAGGTCATGGCCTTCGACTCCGACGGCAACCACCTCGGCGGGTCGTTCATGGACTACCTGCTGCCGACCACGATGGAATGCCCTTCGTGGCGGCTCGGCCAGACCGTGACGCCGTCGCCGCACCACCCGATCGGCGCGAAGGGCGTTGGTGAGTCGGCCACGGTCGGGTCACCGGCCGCCGTGGTGAACGCGGTGGTCGATGCCCTCAAGCCGTACGGGGTGCGCCACGTGGACATGCCGATGACCCCCGCCGTGGTGTGGCGGGCCATGCAGGGCAGGCCGCTGCGCACGGATATGGCGATCACATGA
- a CDS encoding SH3 domain-containing protein, which produces MLKRGLIVVGVAFGLAVIYTTGAEQRRSDAENGGAPEQRAACTVVVTADVLNVRSGPGSDHDVVGKLRQDAEIDATTETRDGFRKIGDGEWASDDYLKPVDGADCD; this is translated from the coding sequence GTGTTGAAGCGAGGTCTGATCGTCGTCGGCGTGGCCTTCGGTCTGGCGGTGATCTACACGACGGGCGCGGAGCAACGCAGATCCGACGCCGAGAACGGCGGCGCCCCTGAACAGCGGGCGGCGTGCACGGTCGTCGTCACGGCCGACGTCCTCAACGTGCGGTCGGGGCCGGGCAGTGACCACGACGTGGTCGGCAAGCTACGTCAGGACGCCGAGATCGACGCCACCACGGAGACGCGCGACGGCTTCCGCAAGATCGGCGACGGCGAGTGGGCCTCCGACGACTACCTGAAACCGGTGGACGGCGCCGACTGCGACTGA
- a CDS encoding DUF1918 domain-containing protein, whose product MRASVGDTIRVHGRTVGAGEQQGEIIEVRGEHGKPPYLVRFSDGHEGLMFPGPDCEVEAHVE is encoded by the coding sequence ATGCGAGCATCCGTGGGAGACACGATCCGCGTCCACGGGCGAACCGTCGGCGCGGGTGAACAGCAGGGCGAGATCATCGAAGTCCGGGGCGAGCACGGCAAGCCGCCGTACCTCGTGCGGTTCTCCGACGGCCACGAGGGCCTCATGTTCCCCGGCCCGGATTGCGAAGTCGAAGCACACGTCGAGTAA